The following are from one region of the Natronosporangium hydrolyticum genome:
- a CDS encoding aldo/keto reductase encodes MEYVRLGRTALKVSPLCLGTLNLGVRTTREEAFELMDAALEHGINFFDTANHYGWQVHRGLTEELIGEWFAQGGRRREKVVLGTKVYNSMSDWPNDQGLSIRHIIAACDDSLRRLKTDWIDLYQMHHADPDTTWDEVWEAMELLVQQGKVRYVGSSNFTGWSLVAGQEAARRRNRLGLVSEQCLYNLINRQPELELVPAATAYGTALLASSPLHGGLLGGALKKLADGTAVKSAQGRAMVAIETRRSDVAAYERLCEEAGLAPAEVGQAWLLSRPGITSVIIGPRSMAHLDSAVYAMKLELDQAMLTELDEIFPPMVSQIPQAW; translated from the coding sequence ATGGAGTACGTACGGCTCGGCCGCACGGCCCTCAAGGTCAGCCCGCTGTGCCTCGGCACACTGAATCTCGGGGTACGTACCACCCGGGAAGAGGCGTTCGAGCTAATGGACGCCGCACTCGAGCATGGAATAAACTTCTTCGACACCGCCAATCATTACGGCTGGCAGGTCCACCGTGGGCTCACCGAAGAACTGATCGGCGAGTGGTTCGCCCAGGGCGGGCGCCGGCGGGAGAAGGTAGTCCTCGGCACCAAGGTCTACAACTCGATGAGTGACTGGCCCAACGACCAGGGCCTGTCGATTCGGCACATTATCGCGGCGTGCGATGACTCGCTTCGACGGCTGAAGACCGACTGGATCGACCTCTATCAGATGCACCATGCCGACCCGGATACCACCTGGGACGAGGTCTGGGAAGCGATGGAGCTCTTGGTCCAGCAGGGAAAGGTCCGGTACGTCGGATCGTCAAACTTTACGGGCTGGAGCCTGGTCGCCGGACAGGAGGCGGCGCGGCGACGGAACCGGTTGGGTCTGGTGTCGGAGCAGTGCCTCTACAATCTGATCAACCGGCAGCCCGAACTCGAGCTGGTGCCGGCAGCGACCGCATACGGCACCGCGCTACTGGCGAGTTCGCCGCTGCATGGCGGCTTGCTGGGTGGCGCGTTGAAGAAGTTGGCAGACGGGACCGCAGTCAAGTCCGCACAGGGCCGGGCCATGGTCGCGATCGAGACCCGCCGCAGCGATGTCGCCGCCTACGAGCGGCTGTGCGAAGAAGCCGGCTTGGCGCCCGCAGAGGTGGGCCAAGCGTGGCTACTGAGCCGGCCCGGAATCACCTCGGTCATCATCGGACCGCGGTCGATGGCGCACCTGGACAGCGCGGTCTACGCCATGAAGCTTGAGCTGGACCAAGCGATGCTCACGGAGCTGGATGAAATCTTCCCGCCGATGGTCAGCCAGATCCCGCAGGCCTGGTAA
- a CDS encoding FAD-dependent oxidoreductase — MTTALIIGGGVAGPTSAIALQKAGVEAVVYEAYDRGADGIGANLVLAVNGYRALLELGVKHLEDGFDVPRYRYHIGSGKALAQVNNGNPLADGTVGHAITRSDLYRRLRDEAISRGVQIEFGKRLVNAELTNDGVVAHFADGSKAEGDLLIGADGLHSTVRRLIDPTELELRYGGLVTTSGYTSGVEVPGEPGTEFMYLGKRAFFCYIHDPAGVVWWYAAPTWPEEPTADELSALTPQQWREQLLDLFAADDSPAKTIIQAAEEITPPRPIQDIPHVPRWHNGRMVIIGDACHAVSPSGGQGVSMAIEDALVLGKCLRDIKSIEEALNTYERLRRDRVEKVVEFGRDASRSIAVNGQARRVFRDIFLPLVFNQKGAEKDLEKMSWLYDYRVDWDSPVAADSTVP, encoded by the coding sequence ATGACGACTGCTTTGATCATTGGCGGGGGCGTCGCCGGGCCAACCAGTGCGATCGCGCTGCAGAAGGCTGGAGTCGAAGCCGTGGTTTACGAGGCCTACGACCGTGGCGCGGACGGCATCGGTGCCAACCTGGTCCTTGCGGTCAACGGCTACCGGGCGCTGCTAGAACTTGGTGTCAAACATCTTGAGGACGGCTTCGACGTTCCGCGTTATCGGTACCACATTGGCAGCGGCAAGGCTTTGGCCCAGGTCAACAACGGCAATCCACTCGCCGACGGCACGGTGGGCCACGCAATCACTCGTTCCGATCTCTACCGTCGGCTCCGCGACGAGGCGATCAGCCGAGGTGTCCAGATCGAATTCGGAAAGCGACTCGTTAACGCGGAACTGACCAACGATGGCGTGGTGGCGCACTTCGCCGACGGCAGTAAGGCGGAGGGCGACCTGCTGATCGGTGCCGACGGTCTGCACTCGACGGTACGCCGGTTGATCGATCCTACGGAGTTGGAGCTGCGCTATGGCGGGCTGGTGACGACCAGCGGCTACACCAGCGGCGTCGAGGTGCCAGGCGAACCGGGTACCGAGTTCATGTACCTGGGGAAGCGGGCGTTCTTCTGCTATATCCACGACCCGGCCGGCGTCGTCTGGTGGTACGCCGCGCCTACCTGGCCAGAGGAGCCCACCGCCGACGAACTCTCTGCGCTCACACCACAGCAGTGGCGAGAGCAACTGCTCGACCTGTTTGCTGCCGACGACAGCCCGGCGAAGACGATCATCCAGGCTGCCGAGGAGATTACTCCGCCGCGACCGATCCAGGACATTCCTCACGTACCGCGTTGGCACAACGGCCGAATGGTGATCATCGGCGACGCCTGCCACGCGGTGTCGCCGTCCGGCGGGCAGGGTGTCTCGATGGCGATTGAAGACGCGCTGGTCCTGGGCAAGTGTTTGCGCGACATCAAGTCGATCGAGGAGGCGCTGAACACCTACGAGCGGCTCCGCCGGGATCGGGTCGAGAAGGTGGTCGAGTTCGGCCGGGACGCCAGCCGGTCGATCGCGGTGAACGGGCAGGCCCGTCGGGTCTTTCGGGACATCTTTCTGCCGTTGGTCTTCAACCAGAAAGGGGCTGAGAAAGACCTCGAAAAGATGAGCTGGCTCTACGACTACCGCGTCGACTGGGACTCGCCGGTGGCCGCCGACAGCACAGTACCGTGA
- a CDS encoding activator-dependent family glycosyltransferase, with the protein MRVLFTVYAAKTHFYNMVPLAWALRAAGHEVCVATPPELVAAVTNAGLPVVPAGDGPEPDPDHATGSDHVTSTGTWQSLTAGMTETRPEELTWDYVLGAFTVACSLHYEHMTGGRSMLDAVVEFAQRWRPDLVIWDAMTFAGPVAAQVCGAAHARFLFGLDYIARMYGDYHRLLEAQHPQRRDDPIGDWLAGRLDRFGAVYDPALQRELMTGQWTIDPTPEWMRLPLDLPYVALRYVPYNGMTVVPDWVRRRPERPRVCLTLGMTGRENLGGDLVSIGELLDAIASLDIELVATLTADQLGSYEAPDNVRVVDFVPLNEILPTCSAIIHHGGFGSLGNAMAHGVPHLIVPGRYWDEVDFGRLLDSRGAGLYLDPYRMAGDALKSKLSVEALREKLTELLADPGYLGNARQIRSELRSTPSPNDLVPVLEEFAAKHHGGASGAAGAARGRIPASPHVSEGPS; encoded by the coding sequence ATGCGTGTTCTGTTTACGGTCTACGCAGCCAAGACGCACTTCTACAACATGGTGCCGCTGGCCTGGGCCCTACGAGCAGCCGGCCATGAGGTGTGCGTGGCCACGCCGCCAGAGTTGGTGGCGGCGGTTACCAATGCGGGGTTGCCGGTGGTCCCAGCCGGCGACGGCCCGGAACCGGACCCCGACCACGCCACCGGTAGTGACCACGTGACCAGCACCGGCACCTGGCAGAGTCTCACCGCGGGCATGACCGAGACGCGCCCCGAGGAACTGACCTGGGACTACGTGCTGGGTGCATTCACCGTGGCCTGCTCACTGCACTACGAGCATATGACAGGTGGCCGGTCGATGCTCGACGCCGTGGTCGAGTTCGCGCAACGGTGGCGCCCTGACCTGGTGATCTGGGACGCCATGACCTTTGCCGGTCCGGTCGCGGCGCAGGTGTGCGGTGCCGCCCATGCCAGGTTCCTCTTCGGCCTCGACTACATCGCTCGAATGTACGGCGACTACCACCGGCTACTCGAAGCCCAGCACCCGCAACGCCGTGACGACCCGATCGGTGACTGGCTTGCCGGCCGGCTCGACCGCTTCGGGGCGGTGTATGACCCAGCGCTTCAACGAGAGCTCATGACCGGGCAGTGGACGATCGATCCCACTCCGGAGTGGATGCGGCTACCGCTGGACCTGCCGTACGTGGCGTTGCGGTATGTGCCGTACAACGGGATGACCGTGGTGCCCGACTGGGTCCGTCGCCGGCCTGAGCGGCCCCGGGTATGCCTGACGCTAGGCATGACCGGCCGCGAGAACCTCGGCGGTGACCTGGTCTCGATCGGCGAACTCCTCGACGCGATCGCCAGTCTCGACATAGAGCTGGTGGCGACGCTCACCGCCGACCAGCTGGGAAGTTACGAAGCGCCGGACAACGTCCGGGTGGTGGATTTCGTACCACTTAACGAAATCCTGCCAACCTGCTCCGCGATCATCCATCATGGCGGTTTCGGCAGCCTCGGTAATGCCATGGCGCACGGGGTGCCCCACCTGATCGTGCCCGGGCGGTACTGGGACGAGGTGGATTTCGGCCGCCTCCTCGACAGCCGTGGCGCCGGTCTCTACCTCGACCCGTACCGGATGGCTGGCGACGCACTCAAGAGCAAGCTCTCGGTCGAAGCGCTCCGCGAGAAGCTTACGGAGCTGCTCGCCGACCCCGGCTACCTAGGCAACGCCCGGCAGATCCGCTCGGAACTCCGTAGCACCCCGAGCCCGAACGATCTGGTGCCGGTCCTGGAGGAGTTCGCCGCGAAGCACCACGGTGGAGCCTCCGGTGCGGCCGGAGCTGCCCGCGGAAGAATCCCCGCATCCCCGCACGTATCGGAAGGACCATCGTGA
- a CDS encoding NAD-dependent epimerase/dehydratase family protein, whose product MTTETWAGKNVVVTGGIGLLGSHFVEELLARGAAVSCLYRRDNRRVLPQLGESDRLRAVRVDLLDEAALAEVLDSVKPHVDMIIHCAVVSGPMPVRLNQPAHILDANMRVASNILNAARRLDITNLVLLSSSDIYLTASEQPIREEDDFTQQMRYSPDGYYLSKNFAEILAEAFRTEYGMNIYLPRLTSVYGPRDNFEPDTDRVVPSMFAKVVAGEPIEIWGDGSQTRTYMFVTDLVRAVLQMVEKGKYHTLNVGTSETVSVLQLAKLVCAALGEPERIRIDESKSGGRPSRTLDVSRLHEIIDFTPRPLVEGLRETVAWYRNRPRPTAG is encoded by the coding sequence GTGACAACAGAGACCTGGGCTGGCAAGAACGTGGTCGTTACCGGTGGGATCGGCCTGCTCGGCTCCCACTTTGTCGAGGAGCTGCTCGCCCGGGGGGCGGCCGTGAGCTGCCTCTATCGCCGGGACAACCGACGGGTGCTGCCGCAGTTGGGGGAGTCCGACCGGTTGCGGGCGGTCCGGGTCGACCTGCTCGATGAAGCGGCGCTCGCCGAGGTGCTGGATTCGGTCAAGCCGCACGTCGATATGATCATCCATTGCGCGGTAGTCTCCGGGCCGATGCCCGTCCGGCTGAACCAACCCGCGCACATCCTCGACGCGAACATGCGGGTGGCATCGAATATCCTCAACGCCGCTCGCCGCTTGGACATTACCAACCTGGTACTCCTGAGCTCCAGCGATATCTACCTCACGGCTAGCGAGCAGCCGATCCGGGAAGAGGACGACTTTACCCAACAGATGCGCTACTCCCCGGACGGGTACTACCTGTCCAAGAACTTCGCCGAGATCCTCGCGGAGGCATTCCGCACCGAGTACGGTATGAACATCTACCTACCCCGGCTGACCAGTGTGTATGGTCCGAGGGACAACTTCGAGCCGGATACCGACCGAGTCGTGCCTAGTATGTTCGCCAAGGTCGTGGCGGGGGAGCCGATCGAAATCTGGGGCGACGGTAGCCAGACTCGTACCTACATGTTCGTCACCGACCTAGTGCGAGCGGTCCTCCAGATGGTCGAGAAGGGCAAGTATCACACCCTCAATGTCGGCACCAGCGAAACCGTATCGGTCCTGCAACTGGCGAAGCTCGTCTGCGCGGCGCTCGGCGAGCCGGAACGGATCCGGATCGACGAGAGCAAGTCCGGGGGGCGGCCCAGCCGCACCCTCGACGTCAGCAGGCTCCACGAGATCATCGACTTCACCCCGCGTCCGTTGGTCGAAGGGCTCCGCGAGACCGTGGCCTGGTATCGGAACCGGCCCCGTCCTACGGCCGGATGA
- a CDS encoding nucleotide disphospho-sugar-binding domain-containing protein, with product MRVMVATQAVNSHLYNIVPMAWALRAAGHEVCVATQPNLLEEAKRTGLTAVAVGDELPAARGELDTADTPYGLTHDITETDPATLTAEYIRGVFADYTSVVCEYSSNQAVLDDLVEFGRAWRPDLLLWDAHTYAGSVASRALGIADARMLPAPDHWARLRTRFLELTGGGSGDDDPLAGYFGEKLAKYGCAFDESVVFGRATIDPLPSWLGIPVEPNHWPVRHIPYSGPSVIPAWLRKEPRRRRVCLTLGQTRRSLGSAVGDNDDRAPAVAFLEALASLDVEIVATLNASQIPAGTSIPDNVRLFDYLPLNALLPSCAAVIHYGGMGTVNVAVAHGVPQLSIPGNIWGERGIMQAVSAQGAGLIADPDNLVEKLREILDNDSFRESALRIRDEMLSRPSPRDLVPQLESLAALATA from the coding sequence ATGCGCGTGATGGTAGCCACCCAGGCAGTCAACTCCCACCTGTACAACATCGTCCCGATGGCGTGGGCGTTGCGAGCGGCTGGACACGAAGTCTGCGTCGCGACCCAGCCGAACCTGCTGGAAGAGGCTAAGCGGACCGGACTGACTGCGGTGGCGGTCGGGGACGAGCTGCCAGCGGCACGCGGTGAGCTCGACACCGCCGACACGCCGTACGGCCTGACTCACGACATCACCGAGACCGATCCGGCGACTCTGACCGCTGAGTACATCCGCGGTGTCTTCGCCGACTACACCTCGGTGGTCTGCGAATACTCCTCAAACCAGGCGGTGCTCGATGATCTTGTCGAGTTCGGTCGGGCCTGGCGGCCGGACCTGCTGCTCTGGGACGCACACACCTACGCCGGCTCGGTGGCCTCCCGGGCGCTGGGAATCGCCGATGCCCGCATGCTACCCGCGCCCGATCACTGGGCGCGGCTGCGGACCCGCTTCCTCGAGCTGACCGGCGGGGGATCCGGAGACGACGATCCGCTCGCCGGCTATTTCGGCGAGAAGCTGGCCAAGTACGGGTGCGCCTTCGACGAGAGCGTCGTATTCGGGCGGGCTACCATCGATCCGCTCCCCAGCTGGTTGGGCATTCCGGTCGAGCCCAACCACTGGCCGGTAAGGCACATCCCCTACAGCGGGCCGAGTGTGATCCCAGCCTGGCTGCGCAAAGAGCCCCGCCGCCGTCGAGTCTGCCTCACGCTTGGCCAGACCCGGCGCTCGCTCGGTTCGGCCGTTGGCGACAACGACGATCGGGCCCCCGCAGTCGCGTTCCTGGAGGCGTTGGCCTCGCTGGACGTCGAAATCGTCGCGACGCTCAACGCTTCCCAGATACCGGCCGGCACGAGCATCCCGGACAACGTCCGCCTCTTCGACTACCTACCCCTCAACGCGTTGCTGCCCAGCTGCGCCGCGGTGATCCACTACGGCGGGATGGGGACCGTTAATGTCGCGGTTGCGCACGGCGTTCCGCAGCTCAGTATCCCTGGCAACATCTGGGGTGAGCGGGGCATTATGCAGGCAGTCTCCGCGCAGGGGGCGGGCCTCATAGCCGACCCCGACAACCTGGTCGAGAAGCTCCGGGAAATCCTCGACAACGACAGCTTCCGGGAATCGGCGCTCCGCATTCGGGACGAAATGCTGAGTCGCCCGAGCCCGCGTGACCTGGTGCCACAGCTGGAGTCGTTGGCAGCCCTGGCGACGGCGTGA